A genome region from Ctenopharyngodon idella isolate HZGC_01 chromosome 5, HZGC01, whole genome shotgun sequence includes the following:
- the LOC127512783 gene encoding keratin, type I cytoskeletal 9-like isoform X7 has protein sequence MGSGVQELTGTDSDRDITPPFRKARPRGVHGTDREGGWVHWRPVGRRERGLQCRSRNSGSHGGSGATGSHGGSGATGSHGGSGATGSHGGSGATGSHGGSGATGSHGGSGATGSHGGSGATGSHGGSGATGSHGGSGATGSHGGSGATGSHGGSGATGSHGGSGATGSHGGSGATGSHGGSGATGSHGGSGGLGTHGGSGGLGNHGGSGGLGGHGRSGSLGAHGRSGSVAGHSSSQAVEDRGRVRSPPASSSNSEAADDRGRAGSPPTSSPPSGIWPPPKKFLGNSTEAVAVSWVRSSGGAGRARSSGGAGRARSSGGAGRARSSGGAGRARSSGGAGRARSLVPASVAVSGRADCSGTAADCSGTAAGCSGTAADCSGTAADCSGTAADCSGTAADCSGTASGPTAGSGKASGP, from the exons atgggaagtggagtccaggaactgacaggaacagacagtgatcgtgacataacgccccccttccggaaggcgcgtcctcgcggcgtacatggcacagatagggagggggggtgggtacattggagacctgttggcagacgggaacggggtctccaatgcaggtccaggaactcgggcagccacggggggtcaggtgccacgggcagccacggggggtcaggtgccacgggcagccacggcgggtcaggtgccacgggcagccacggcgggtcaggtgccacgggcagccacggcgggtcaggtgccacgggcagccacggcgggtcaggtgccacgggcagccacggcgggtcaggtgccacgggcagccacggcgggtcaggtgccacgggcagccacggcgggtcaggtgccacgggcagccacggcgggtcaggtgccacgggcagccacggcgggtcaggtgccacgggcagccacggcgggtcaggtgccacgggcagccacggcgggtcaggtgccacgggcagccacggcgggtcaggtgccacgggcagccacggcgggtcag gtggcttgggcacccacggcgggtcaggtggcttgggcaaccacggcgggtcaggtggcttaggcggccacggtaggtcaggtagcttgggcgcccacggcaggtcagggtccgtagccggccacagcagttcacaggcggttgaagaccgtgggcgtgtaaggtccccacccgcaagctcaagcaattcggaggccgctgatgatcgcggccgtgcagggtccccacccacaagctccccaccctcaggtatatggccccccccaaaaaagttcttggggaattcaacggaggccgtggcggtttcgtgggtaaggagctcgggtggcgccggcagggcgaggagctcgggtggcgccggcagggcgaggagctcgggtggcgccggcagggcgaggagctcgggtggcgccggcagggcgaggagctcgggtggcgccggcagggcgaggagcttgGTGCCGGCCTCCGTGGCtgtatcaggaagagcggattgctctgggacggcagcggactgctctggaacggcagcgggctgctctgggacggcagcggactgctctgggacggcagcggactgctctgggacggcagcggactgctctgggacggcagcggactgctctgggacggcctccgggcctacagcgggctctgggaaggcctccgggccttga
- the LOC127512783 gene encoding PE-PGRS family protein PE_PGRS16-like isoform X35 yields MGSGVQELTGTDSDRDITPPFRKARPRGVHGTDREGGWVHWRPVGRRERGLQCRSRNSGSHGGSGATGSHGGSGATGSHGGSGATGSHGGSGATGSHGGSGATGSHGGSGATGSHGGSGGLGTHGGSGGLGNHGGSGGLGGHGRSGSLGAHGRSGSVAGHSSSQAVEDRGRVRSPPASSSNSEAADDRGRAGSPPTSSPPSGIWPPPKKFLGNSTEAVAVSWVRSSGGAGRARSSGGAGRARSSGGAGRARSSGGAGRARSSGGAGRARSLVPASVAVSGRADCSGTAADCSGTAAGCSGTAADCSGTAADCSGTAADCSGTAADCSGTASGPTAGSGKASGP; encoded by the exons atgggaagtggagtccaggaactgacaggaacagacagtgatcgtgacataacgccccccttccggaaggcgcgtcctcgcggcgtacatggcacagatagggagggggggtgggtacattggagacctgttggcagacgggaacggggtctccaatgcaggtccaggaactcgggcagccacggggggtcaggtgccacgggcagccacggggggtcaggtgccacgggcagccacggcgggtcaggtgccacgggcagccacggcgggtcaggtgccacgggcagccacggcgggtcaggtgccacgggcagccacggcgggtcaggtgccacgggcagccacggcgggtcag gtggcttgggcacccacggcgggtcaggtggcttgggcaaccacggcgggtcaggtggcttaggcggccacggtaggtcaggtagcttgggcgcccacggcaggtcagggtccgtagccggccacagcagttcacaggcggttgaagaccgtgggcgtgtaaggtccccacccgcaagctcaagcaattcggaggccgctgatgatcgcggccgtgcagggtccccacccacaagctccccaccctcaggtatatggccccccccaaaaaagttcttggggaattcaacggaggccgtggcggtttcgtgggtaaggagctcgggtggcgccggcagggcgaggagctcgggtggcgccggcagggcgaggagctcgggtggcgccggcagggcgaggagctcgggtggcgccggcagggcgaggagctcgggtggcgccggcagggcgaggagcttgGTGCCGGCCTCCGTGGCtgtatcaggaagagcggattgctctgggacggcagcggactgctctggaacggcagcgggctgctctgggacggcagcggactgctctgggacggcagcggactgctctgggacggcagcggactgctctgggacggcagcggactgctctgggacggcctccgggcctacagcgggctctgggaaggcctccgggccttga
- the LOC127512783 gene encoding keratin, type I cytoskeletal 9-like isoform X5, giving the protein MGSGVQELTGTDSDRDITPPFRKARPRGVHGTDREGGWVHWRPVGRRERGLQCRSRNSGSHGGSGATGSHGGSGATGSHGGSGATGSHGGSGATGSHGGSGATGSHGGSGATGSHGGSGATGSHGGSGATGSHGGSGATGSHGGSGATGSHGGSGATGSHGGSGATGSHGGSGATGSHGGSGGLGNHGGSGGLGTHGGSGGLGNHGGSGGLGGHGRSGSLGAHGRSGSVAGHSSSQAVEDRGRVRSPPASSSNSEAADDRGRAGSPPTSSPPSGIWPPPKKFLGNSTEAVAVSWVRSSGGAGRARSSGGAGRARSSGGAGRARSSGGAGRARSSGGAGRARSLVPASVAVSGRADCSGTAADCSGTAAGCSGTAADCSGTAADCSGTAADCSGTAADCSGTASGPTAGSGKASGP; this is encoded by the exons atgggaagtggagtccaggaactgacaggaacagacagtgatcgtgacataacgccccccttccggaaggcgcgtcctcgcggcgtacatggcacagatagggagggggggtgggtacattggagacctgttggcagacgggaacggggtctccaatgcaggtccaggaactcgggcagccacggggggtcag gtgccacgggcagccacggcgggtcaggtgccacgggcagccacggcgggtcaggtgccacgggcagccacggcgggtcaggtgccacgggcagccacggcgggtcaggtgccacgggcagccacggcgggtcaggtgccacgggcagccacggcgggtcaggtgccacgggcagccacggcgggtcaggtgccacgggcagccacggcgggtcaggtgccacgggcagccacggcgggtcaggtgccacgggcagccacggcgggtcaggtgccacgggcagccacggcgggtcaggtgccacgggcagccacggcgggtcaggtgccacgggcagccacggcgggtcaggtggcttgggcaaccacggcgggtcaggtggcttgggcacccacggcgggtcaggtggcttgggcaaccacggcgggtcaggtggcttaggcggccacggtaggtcaggtagcttgggcgcccacggcaggtcagggtccgtagccggccacagcagttcacaggcggttgaagaccgtgggcgtgtaaggtccccacccgcaagctcaagcaattcggaggccgctgatgatcgcggccgtgcagggtccccacccacaagctccccaccctcaggtatatggccccccccaaaaaagttcttggggaattcaacggaggccgtggcggtttcgtgggtaaggagctcgggtggcgccggcagggcgaggagctcgggtggcgccggcagggcgaggagctcgggtggcgccggcagggcgaggagctcgggtggcgccggcagggcgaggagctcgggtggcgccggcagggcgaggagcttgGTGCCGGCCTCCGTGGCtgtatcaggaagagcggattgctctgggacggcagcggactgctctggaacggcagcgggctgctctgggacggcagcggactgctctgggacggcagcggactgctctgggacggcagcggactgctctgggacggcagcggactgctctgggacggcctccgggcctacagcgggctctgggaaggcctccgggccttga
- the LOC127512783 gene encoding keratin, type I cytoskeletal 9-like isoform X6 codes for MGSGVQELTGTDSDRDITPPFRKARPRGVHGTDREGGWVHWRPVGRRERGLQCRSRNSGSHGGSGATGSHGGSGATGSHGGSGATGSHGGSGATGSHGGSGATGSHGGSGATGSHGGSGATGSHGGSGATGSHGGSGATGSHGGSGATGSHGGSGATGSHGGSGATGSHGGSGATGSHGGSGATGSHGGSGATGSHGGSGATGSHGGSGGLGGHGRSGSLGAHGRSGSVAGHSSSQAVEDRGRVRSPPASSSNSEAADDRGRAGSPPTSSPPSGIWPPPKKFLGNSTEAVAVSWVRSSGGAGRARSSGGAGRARSSGGAGRARSSGGAGRARSSGGAGRARSLVPASVAVSGRADCSGTAADCSGTAAGCSGTAADCSGTAADCSGTAADCSGTAADCSGTASGPTAGSGKASGP; via the exons atgggaagtggagtccaggaactgacaggaacagacagtgatcgtgacataacgccccccttccggaaggcgcgtcctcgcggcgtacatggcacagatagggagggggggtgggtacattggagacctgttggcagacgggaacggggtctccaatgcaggtccaggaactcgggcagccacggggggtcaggtgccacgggcagccacggggggtcaggtgccacgggcagccacggcgggtcaggtgccacgggcagccacggcgggtcaggtgccacgggcagccacggcgggtcaggtgccacgggcagccacggcgggtcaggtgccacgggcagccacggcgggtcaggtgccacgggcagccacggcgggtcaggtgccacgggcagccacggcgggtcaggtgccacgggcagccacggcgggtcaggtgccacgggcagccacggcgggtcaggtgccacgggcagccacggcgggtcaggtgccacgggcagccacggcgggtcaggtgccacgggcagccacggcgggtcaggtgccacgggcagccacggcgggtcaggtgccacgggcagccacggcgggtcaggtgccacgggcagccacggcgggtcag gtggcttaggcggccacggtaggtcaggtagcttgggcgcccacggcaggtcagggtccgtagccggccacagcagttcacaggcggttgaagaccgtgggcgtgtaaggtccccacccgcaagctcaagcaattcggaggccgctgatgatcgcggccgtgcagggtccccacccacaagctccccaccctcaggtatatggccccccccaaaaaagttcttggggaattcaacggaggccgtggcggtttcgtgggtaaggagctcgggtggcgccggcagggcgaggagctcgggtggcgccggcagggcgaggagctcgggtggcgccggcagggcgaggagctcgggtggcgccggcagggcgaggagctcgggtggcgccggcagggcgaggagcttgGTGCCGGCCTCCGTGGCtgtatcaggaagagcggattgctctgggacggcagcggactgctctggaacggcagcgggctgctctgggacggcagcggactgctctgggacggcagcggactgctctgggacggcagcggactgctctgggacggcagcggactgctctgggacggcctccgggcctacagcgggctctgggaaggcctccgggccttga
- the LOC127512783 gene encoding PE-PGRS family protein PE_PGRS5-like isoform X39, with amino-acid sequence MGSGVQELTGTDSDRDITPPFRKARPRGVHGTDREGGWVHWRPVGRRERGLQCRSRNSGSHGGSGATGSHGGSGATGSHGGSGATGSHGGSGATGSHGGSGATGSHGGSGATGSHGGSGATGSHGGSGGLGNHGGSGGLGGHGSSQAVEDRGRVRSPPASSSNSEAADDRGRAGSPPTSSPPSGIWPPPKKFLGNSTEAVAVSWVRSSGGAGRARSSGGAGRARSSGGAGRARSSGGAGRARSSGGAGRARSLVPASVAVSGRADCSGTAADCSGTAAGCSGTAADCSGTAADCSGTAADCSGTAADCSGTASGPTAGSGKASGP; translated from the exons atgggaagtggagtccaggaactgacaggaacagacagtgatcgtgacataacgccccccttccggaaggcgcgtcctcgcggcgtacatggcacagatagggagggggggtgggtacattggagacctgttggcagacgggaacggggtctccaatgcaggtccaggaactcgggcagccacggggggtcaggtgccacgggcagccacggggggtcaggtgccacgggcagccacggcgggtcaggtgccacgggcagccacggcgggtcaggtgccacgggcagccacggcgggtcaggtgccacgggcagccacggcgggtcaggtgccacgggcagccacggcgggtcaggtgccacgggcagccacggcgggtcag gtggcttgggcaaccacggcgggtcaggtggcttaggcggccacggtag ttcacaggcggttgaagaccgtgggcgtgtaaggtccccacccgcaagctcaagcaattcggaggccgctgatgatcgcggccgtgcagggtccccacccacaagctccccaccctcaggtatatggccccccccaaaaaagttcttggggaattcaacggaggccgtggcggtttcgtgggtaaggagctcgggtggcgccggcagggcgaggagctcgggtggcgccggcagggcgaggagctcgggtggcgccggcagggcgaggagctcgggtggcgccggcagggcgaggagctcgggtggcgccggcagggcgaggagcttgGTGCCGGCCTCCGTGGCtgtatcaggaagagcggattgctctgggacggcagcggactgctctggaacggcagcgggctgctctgggacggcagcggactgctctgggacggcagcggactgctctgggacggcagcggactgctctgggacggcagcggactgctctgggacggcctccgggcctacagcgggctctgggaaggcctccgggccttga
- the LOC127512783 gene encoding uncharacterized PE-PGRS family protein PE_PGRS46-like isoform X29, producing the protein MGSGVQELTGTDSDRDITPPFRKARPRGVHGTDREGGWVHWRPVGRRERGLQCRSRNSGSHGGSGATGSHGGSGATGSHGGSGATGSHGGSGATGSHGGSGATGSHGGSGATGSHGGSGATGSHGGSGATGSHGGSGATGSHGGSGATGSHGGSGATGSHGGSGGLGNHGGSGGLGGHGSSQAVEDRGRVRSPPASSSNSEAADDRGRAGSPPTSSPPSGIWPPPKKFLGNSTEAVAVSWVRSSGGAGRARSSGGAGRARSSGGAGRARSSGGAGRARSSGGAGRARSLVPASVAVSGRADCSGTAADCSGTAAGCSGTAADCSGTAADCSGTAADCSGTAADCSGTASGPTAGSGKASGP; encoded by the exons atgggaagtggagtccaggaactgacaggaacagacagtgatcgtgacataacgccccccttccggaaggcgcgtcctcgcggcgtacatggcacagatagggagggggggtgggtacattggagacctgttggcagacgggaacggggtctccaatgcaggtccaggaactcgggcagccacggggggtcaggtgccacgggcagccacggggggtcaggtgccacgggcagccacggcgggtcaggtgccacgggcagccacggcgggtcaggtgccacgggcagccacggcgggtcaggtgccacgggcagccacggcgggtcaggtgccacgggcagccacggcgggtcaggtgccacgggcagccacggcgggtcaggtgccacgggcagccacggcgggtcaggtgccacgggcagccacggcgggtcaggtgccacgggcagccacggcgggtcaggtgccacgggcagccacggcgggtcag gtggcttgggcaaccacggcgggtcaggtggcttaggcggccacggtag ttcacaggcggttgaagaccgtgggcgtgtaaggtccccacccgcaagctcaagcaattcggaggccgctgatgatcgcggccgtgcagggtccccacccacaagctccccaccctcaggtatatggccccccccaaaaaagttcttggggaattcaacggaggccgtggcggtttcgtgggtaaggagctcgggtggcgccggcagggcgaggagctcgggtggcgccggcagggcgaggagctcgggtggcgccggcagggcgaggagctcgggtggcgccggcagggcgaggagctcgggtggcgccggcagggcgaggagcttgGTGCCGGCCTCCGTGGCtgtatcaggaagagcggattgctctgggacggcagcggactgctctggaacggcagcgggctgctctgggacggcagcggactgctctgggacggcagcggactgctctgggacggcagcggactgctctgggacggcagcggactgctctgggacggcctccgggcctacagcgggctctgggaaggcctccgggccttga
- the LOC127512783 gene encoding PE-PGRS family protein PE_PGRS16-like isoform X2 encodes MGSGVQELTGTDSDRDITPPFRKARPRGVHGTDREGGWVHWRPVGRRERGLQCRSRNSGSHGGSGATGSHGGSGATGSHGGSGATGSHGGSGATGSHGGSGATGSHGGSGATGSHGGSGATGSHGGSGATGSHGGSGATGSHGGSGATGSHGGSGATGSHGGSGATGSHGGSGATGSHGGSGATGSHGGSGGLGNHGGSGGLGTHGGSGGLGNHGGSGGLGGHGRSGSLGAHGRSGSVAGHSSSQAVEDRGRVRSPPASSSNSEAADDRGRAGSPPTSSPPSGIWPPPKKFLGNSTEAVAVSWVRSSGGAGRARSSGGAGRARSSGGAGRARSSGGAGRARSSGGAGRARSLVPASVAVSGRADCSGTAADCSGTAAGCSGTAADCSGTAADCSGTAADCSGTAADCSGTASGPTAGSGKASGP; translated from the exons atgggaagtggagtccaggaactgacaggaacagacagtgatcgtgacataacgccccccttccggaaggcgcgtcctcgcggcgtacatggcacagatagggagggggggtgggtacattggagacctgttggcagacgggaacggggtctccaatgcaggtccaggaactcgggcagccacggggggtcag gtgccacgggcagccacggcgggtcaggtgccacgggcagccacggcgggtcaggtgccacgggcagccacggcgggtcaggtgccacgggcagccacggcgggtcaggtgccacgggcagccacggcgggtcaggtgccacgggcagccacggcgggtcaggtgccacgggcagccacggcgggtcaggtgccacgggcagccacggcgggtcaggtgccacgggcagccacggcgggtcaggtgccacgggcagccacggcgggtcaggtgccacgggcagccacggcgggtcaggtgccacgggcagccacggcgggtcaggtgccacgggcagccacggcgggtcaggtgccacgggcagccacggcgggtcaggtggcttgggcaaccacggcgggtcaggtggcttgggcacccacggcgggtcaggtggcttgggcaaccacggcgggtcaggtggcttaggcggccacggtaggtcaggtagcttgggcgcccacggcaggtcagggtccgtagccggccacagcagttcacaggcggttgaagaccgtgggcgtgtaaggtccccacccgcaagctcaagcaattcggaggccgctgatgatcgcggccgtgcagggtccccacccacaagctccccaccctcaggtatatggccccccccaaaaaagttcttggggaattcaacggaggccgtggcggtttcgtgggtaaggagctcgggtggcgccggcagggcgaggagctcgggtggcgccggcagggcgaggagctcgggtggcgccggcagggcgaggagctcgggtggcgccggcagggcgaggagctcgggtggcgccggcagggcgaggagcttgGTGCCGGCCTCCGTGGCtgtatcaggaagagcggattgctctgggacggcagcggactgctctggaacggcagcgggctgctctgggacggcagcggactgctctgggacggcagcggactgctctgggacggcagcggactgctctgggacggcagcggactgctctgggacggcctccgggcctacagcgggctctgggaaggcctccgggccttga
- the LOC127512783 gene encoding uncharacterized PE-PGRS family protein PE_PGRS46-like isoform X17, with the protein MGSGVQELTGTDSDRDITPPFRKARPRGVHGTDREGGWVHWRPVGRRERGLQCRSRNSGSHGGSGATGSHGGSGATGSHGGSGATGSHGGSGATGSHGGSGATGSHGGSGATGSHGGSGATGSHGGSGATGSHGGSGATGSHGGSGATGSHGGSGATGSHGGSGATGSHGGSGGLGTHGGSGGLGNHGGSGGLGGHGRSGSLGAHGRSGSVAGHSSSQAVEDRGRVRSPPASSSNSEAADDRGRAGSPPTSSPPSGIWPPPKKFLGNSTEAVAVSWVRSSGGAGRARSSGGAGRARSSGGAGRARSSGGAGRARSSGGAGRARSLVPASVAVSGRADCSGTAADCSGTAAGCSGTAADCSGTAADCSGTAADCSGTAADCSGTASGPTAGSGKASGP; encoded by the exons atgggaagtggagtccaggaactgacaggaacagacagtgatcgtgacataacgccccccttccggaaggcgcgtcctcgcggcgtacatggcacagatagggagggggggtgggtacattggagacctgttggcagacgggaacggggtctccaatgcaggtccaggaactcgggcagccacggggggtcaggtgccacgggcagccacggggggtcaggtgccacgggcagccacggcgggtcaggtgccacgggcagccacggcgggtcaggtgccacgggcagccacggcgggtcaggtgccacgggcagccacggcgggtcaggtgccacgggcagccacggcgggtcaggtgccacgggcagccacggcgggtcaggtgccacgggcagccacggcgggtcaggtgccacgggcagccacggcgggtcaggtgccacgggcagccacggcgggtcaggtgccacgggcagccacggcgggtcaggtgccacgggcagccacggcgggtcag gtggcttgggcacccacggcgggtcaggtggcttgggcaaccacggcgggtcaggtggcttaggcggccacggtaggtcaggtagcttgggcgcccacggcaggtcagggtccgtagccggccacagcagttcacaggcggttgaagaccgtgggcgtgtaaggtccccacccgcaagctcaagcaattcggaggccgctgatgatcgcggccgtgcagggtccccacccacaagctccccaccctcaggtatatggccccccccaaaaaagttcttggggaattcaacggaggccgtggcggtttcgtgggtaaggagctcgggtggcgccggcagggcgaggagctcgggtggcgccggcagggcgaggagctcgggtggcgccggcagggcgaggagctcgggtggcgccggcagggcgaggagctcgggtggcgccggcagggcgaggagcttgGTGCCGGCCTCCGTGGCtgtatcaggaagagcggattgctctgggacggcagcggactgctctggaacggcagcgggctgctctgggacggcagcggactgctctgggacggcagcggactgctctgggacggcagcggactgctctgggacggcagcggactgctctgggacggcctccgggcctacagcgggctctgggaaggcctccgggccttga
- the LOC127512783 gene encoding keratin, type I cytoskeletal 9-like isoform X12 encodes MGSGVQELTGTDSDRDITPPFRKARPRGVHGTDREGGWVHWRPVGRRERGLQCRSRNSGSHGGSGATGSHGGSGATGSHGGSGATGSHGGSGATGSHGGSGATGSHGGSGATGSHGGSGATGSHGGSGATGSHGGSGATGSHGGSGATGSHGGSGATGSHGGSGATGSHGGSGATGSHGGSGGLGTHGGSGGLGNHGGSGGLGGHGRSGSLGAHGRSGSVAGHSSSQAVEDRGRVRSPPASSSNSEAADDRGRAGSPPTSSPPSGIWPPPKKFLGNSTEAVAVSWVRSSGGAGRARSSGGAGRARSSGGAGRARSSGGAGRARSSGGAGRARSLVPASVAVSGRADCSGTAADCSGTAAGCSGTAADCSGTAADCSGTAADCSGTAADCSGTASGPTAGSGKASGP; translated from the exons atgggaagtggagtccaggaactgacaggaacagacagtgatcgtgacataacgccccccttccggaaggcgcgtcctcgcggcgtacatggcacagatagggagggggggtgggtacattggagacctgttggcagacgggaacggggtctccaatgcaggtccaggaactcgggcagccacggggggtcaggtgccacgggcagccacggggggtcaggtgccacgggcagccacggcgggtcaggtgccacgggcagccacggcgggtcaggtgccacgggcagccacggcgggtcaggtgccacgggcagccacggcgggtcaggtgccacgggcagccacggcgggtcaggtgccacgggcagccacggcgggtcaggtgccacgggcagccacggcgggtcaggtgccacgggcagccacggcgggtcaggtgccacgggcagccacggcgggtcaggtgccacgggcagccacggcgggtcaggtgccacgggcagccacggcgggtcaggtgccacgggcagccacggcgggtcag gtggcttgggcacccacggcgggtcaggtggcttgggcaaccacggcgggtcaggtggcttaggcggccacggtaggtcaggtagcttgggcgcccacggcaggtcagggtccgtagccggccacagcagttcacaggcggttgaagaccgtgggcgtgtaaggtccccacccgcaagctcaagcaattcggaggccgctgatgatcgcggccgtgcagggtccccacccacaagctccccaccctcaggtatatggccccccccaaaaaagttcttggggaattcaacggaggccgtggcggtttcgtgggtaaggagctcgggtggcgccggcagggcgaggagctcgggtggcgccggcagggcgaggagctcgggtggcgccggcagggcgaggagctcgggtggcgccggcagggcgaggagctcgggtggcgccggcagggcgaggagcttgGTGCCGGCCTCCGTGGCtgtatcaggaagagcggattgctctgggacggcagcggactgctctggaacggcagcgggctgctctgggacggcagcggactgctctgggacggcagcggactgctctgggacggcagcggactgctctgggacggcagcggactgctctgggacggcctccgggcctacagcgggctctgggaaggcctccgggccttga